The genomic segment CGCCGATTACCGGGAGTTCCTCCGCTCCGGCTCGCACGAGTACCCGCTCGAACTGCTCGAGATCGCCGGGATCGACATGTCGTCCTCGGCCCCCGTCGAGGCGGCGATCGACACCTACGACGAGATGGTCGCCGAGTTCGCGTCGCTGACGTAACTCGCACATCTTGACGCATTCGGAACGACACGACTCGCCGCAGTCTCCGTGTCAACGTACACCGCAAGCATCTCCCACACCCAAAGGCCCTTTTAATCTCCGGCGACTATCAGACGCTAATGTCGCATAGCCCCTCGCTCCCGGACCGGCCGACGCTCAACCTCGACCCCGACATGCCGGTCGAGGAGCGCTTGGTCGCACTCAGAGAGCACTACGTCAACGTTTCACGGGTTCACGACGAGCTTTCAGATCAACTCGAACTCGCCCGCGACCGCCAATCGGAGCTCCGCGAGGATGTCACGGAACTCCAGAAGGAAAACGAGGCGCTGAAAACGTCTTCGCTGTATCTGGCTACCGTCGAGGAACTGACGGACGATCAGGTGCTTCTCAAACAGCACGGCAACAACCAGGAGGTCCTCACCGACGTCTCGCCGCGACTGTACGACCAGCTTGAGGCCGGCGACCGGGTCGCGATCAACGACTCCTTCGCGATCCAGACGATCCTCGACGCCGAAACCGACGCCCGCGCGCAGGCCATGGAGATCGCCGAAAAGCCTGATGTCACCTACGCCGACATCGGCGGCCTCGAGGCGCAGATCACCGAGGTCAGAGAGGCCGTCGAAGATCCGCTGTTGAACCCCGAGGCCTTCGAGAAGGTCGGCATCGACCCGCCGACCGGCGTCCTGTTGCACGGGCCGCCGGGCACCGGGAAGACGATGATGGCCAAGGCCGTCGCGAACCGGACCGACGCGACGTTCATCAAGATGGCCGGATCCGAACTCGTCCAGAAGTTCATCGGCGAGGGCGCGCGGCTGGTTCGTGATCTCTTCGAACTCGCCGCCGAGCGCGAACCCGCCATCATCTTCATCGACGAGATCGACGCGATCGCCGCCAAGCGCACCGAATCGAAGACCTCCGGCGACGCCGAGGTCCAGCGGACGATGATGCAGCTGCTCTCGGAGATGGACGGTTTCGACCGCCGCGGCGACATCTCGATCATCGCGGCGACGAACCGCTTCGACATGCTCGATCGCGCGATCCTCCGCCCTGGCCGCTTCGATCGACTCATCGAGGTGCCCGAGCCCGACATCGAGGGTCGCACGCAGATCCTCTCGATTCACACCCGCCGCATGCAGCTCGATCCCGACGTCGACCTCGAACGGATCGCCGGGGACACGGAGGG from the Natronomonas salsuginis genome contains:
- the pan2 gene encoding proteasome-activating nucleotidase Pan2: MSHSPSLPDRPTLNLDPDMPVEERLVALREHYVNVSRVHDELSDQLELARDRQSELREDVTELQKENEALKTSSLYLATVEELTDDQVLLKQHGNNQEVLTDVSPRLYDQLEAGDRVAINDSFAIQTILDAETDARAQAMEIAEKPDVTYADIGGLEAQITEVREAVEDPLLNPEAFEKVGIDPPTGVLLHGPPGTGKTMMAKAVANRTDATFIKMAGSELVQKFIGEGARLVRDLFELAAEREPAIIFIDEIDAIAAKRTESKTSGDAEVQRTMMQLLSEMDGFDRRGDISIIAATNRFDMLDRAILRPGRFDRLIEVPEPDIEGRTQILSIHTRRMQLDPDVDLERIAGDTEGFSGAELESLATESGMFAIRDGRTEVAREDFDAALQKIERDDSPGTPVAFY